GAACCAATTTGACCGAAAACCATCGGTTAAGTTAGTTTGAACTGACTTTTGTTCACCCCTAAAGCTTGACAAAGGCAAAGGCTAACCACTGGTGAGAATTGATAAACAAATACATGTCCCCTATGCCTATTGTTTTCGGTTCCCCTAAACTTGATTAATTACAAACTAATAATTCAGCAAAAGCAGATTTATATTGGCAATCTTGCAAGTTGAAATAATGGGCTTCTACAAAATAATCTGGCCTATTGCCAAAGCCAAGAATATAAATGTCTCAACAATCTCCCCCACAAGAAAAAAAGTAACTCAACATATTCATAAAAAATAATGGCAGACTATACATAACTGCAACTTCATTCTGTCTGCTTCAAAACCTCGACAAATGCATCTTTCAGGAATGGATTTGAAGCAGCGACTTTCGGAGCTGTGATATCAAAATCTTTCCCGAACCTGATCCAATAAACAAGAGCCACCACTGGTTAACAGCATGTATAAACTTTCCATTAGCATTTCTCTTTCTCTATTAGATTTCAAGACAAAATAGTTTAAAGATTGCTTAGTCAAAGATTTAGCTTCTTACGGATCATACACAAGGCCTCCAGCTTCGTTAACGATTAAAACACCAGCTGCCACATCCCTGAACAAAGAGGCAGACACTGTCAATCATTTACTGAACCGCAACTTTCATCAAACATTAAAATGACTAAAAGCATACCATGGGCCCCCATATCCAAGTTCGTAAAACAGATCGAGCCTTCCACATGCAATTCCACAAAGGTTCAATGCACAAGAACCGCTCATCCGAAGTGATCTCACCTTTTAATCAAAGGAAATTTTGTTATGTATTTAAAGTTTTCAAGATGTAGTAACAAAAGGAATCCATGCAAAGTTTTCTTTTACCTTGAAAAGTAAGCTATTGATTCGATTTGTAGTAACATCCACTGTTAACTTATCTCGTTTTGTTCCAACCTGCtcaatagaaagaaaaaaaagaagttaAATTAAGTTTTTACATGCTTACAAAACAATCCAACAATGAACTAAAAATTATTAAGTTCATTAACACCCAACAATGAACCAAAAAAATCGGGTAAAAATCTGAAATTTCAGAACATAAGAAGTTCCACACCTCTGTTGCAAGTAGAGACTTCACAAGTTCGGTTTGAGATGAAACTGCGaaatttcaaagcaaaataaCACATCTTTAAGAGACCTGTTTGAAAGTTTTTGGACTTAATATATATCATGAGCATCGGGTATTAGATTCACCTCTTATAGGCGTCCCATTGAGAAAAGCACCTTTTCCAAGTACAGCAGTGAAGAGCTGCATGCCATAAACCCGGTAATATTTGTTTAACTTGTGATAAAGAAAAACTCTTAGATTTTTTTAAGCAAACTTCATTGTCTTAAAGGGTAATTCTCACCTCATCCATTATTGGATTGTAAACAACACCAACTGTAGGAACTTTCCCAATAGTAAGACCAATGGAGACACACACAAAGGGGAACCTACATGATTGCAAACAATTGACATGAAAATGATCGAACACCTTAATCTCAGATATAAACACAAGTCAAAGAAAAGGTATTTTACCCATGAACAAAATTAGTTGTTCCATCAAGGGGATCAACTATCCAGGTAGGCTCATCAGTCAGCTCTGATGCACCACAAGCAGCAGTGGTTTCTTCCCCAATGAACTAAAAGAAAATATACAGCACTTATAACATACCATAAAAATGGTTCGATAAAACTAGGTCGTTTTCTTATGCTAGTATTTGAATCTTGATAGATACATGGTAAAAGAATTTGATTAAAAGAGCTAACCTTATGGGAAGGGTAATGCTGCTTGAGATGATTAAAAACAAGATCTTCACATGCCTTATCAGTCTCAGTGACCAAATCGACCTGAACTTAGATAAAATAAGCAATTTTTAAGTAGCCATTTTCAATTCTAAATAAGATTGAACCACGACCAATCTGAAAAACAACCCAAGAAACTCTTATAAGATTAGATAACCCAGTTTCATCAGCTACTCTACTAGTAATCAATGAGAGCATTTGTTGAACCaaaataatttatcaaaatttatgaattttaataCCCTTATCAGCATATATACACGCACGTTTCTAGTAAGCTAACAAGAAATGgggataaaataaaaattacgAGAGGGGGAATAAAAGAAAGACCTGGCCTTTATGCTCCACATTCTTAGTCTGGTAAAACCCTTGACGGATTATCTATAAAAAAcatcaaataaaaagaaaaatgtgAGAGTAATAAGCTGAACAAATCAATGAAGTAAATTGAACAGAAAAATGGAAAAATGAAAACTTTAATGAACCTCGCCGGCTTTTTTAGCTGCGTCAACTGCAGTGGCCAAGAACTCTTCAGGAGAACCTGAAATCCATAGAATttatataagaaaacaaaaaaaagcggATAACAGTGAACAAGAAATTGAAATCCCATCAATGGAAATGTcaagaagatgatgaaaattagaAGGAAATACTAATCTGGGTTCATAGTTCCCACCATTGTCAGCCATGTTAGATTGGTTTGTGAGAGAAAGTGAAAGAAAGAATGGCCGATGGTGAATTTGTAGGTGATTTGGAAATTGGGTTGAAGGGCTTTTCAGGTAGTAATTAGGACAAGAAACAACAGCATTAGTGACAAACAAAACGAGACCCATGTGTTGATTTTATATGCACAATCCACTGCAAATAAATGCCCCTTTATTTCCTAATATtctcttatttcttttcttttgtttggagAATAAAAACCATGTCTTTGATGTTTGAACATCCACGTTATTAGTAACAAAAATTAACATTCGTTACTAACTTAGTGGATCTATAATGCAGATATATCTGGTTGTTATGTAATTTTGCTTTACTATCATTAGTATTATTAGAGTTAGAAGTACATATTGTTTAGTAAAACTTTGGCATATTAGTTCATTCACCTAGGAATAACGAAATTAGCATCCATATATTGTTTTCACAGTTCACTCACTCGTTTTCCTCACGGGTATGAGGgtctaattattttttagtaaatctagatttaaaaaaaaatttattgattGAACTGactattcaattaattaaataaaagttaaaaattaaccgatttaattataaaaacaatAACAGATAAGAAAATGGCCGCTTTGTGACGAGTACTGCAGCCGTTGCTTCATTGAATACCAATATGAGGAGATTCATGGAATATGCCAATGTGCCTTTGTCTATCATCCGATTATCTTTTCTGATGTGAAAGGTCGACGAAATCAAATGGTCCAATCAACCGAAGCTTCCTTACTTCCTTCCACCATACAATCTCCTTTTCTTTCCCTTTCCTCTCTCTTCCTTTTTGAAGACAAACTTGGACCAAATAACCAATCCTTTACCAGTTACTACCACTCCACGTGATGCTCGAAAGGCCCTTGCTTTGCATTtcttcttttaaaataaataaaatatatacaccTTTAATTAAATGGCATCAACTAATGGCGTACAattaatatatacattaccaattCATGCAGAATAATTATCAATTCATGCAGAATAATTATTTGATATACAAAGATGAATTTTTAAATTACACAAGCATAGTTAAAAGACTGTCACTTGCACTTTTTATTAATGAAACATGTGATTTCTTAACTCTATTTATAGAGTTGgaaaattttattgttattgaTAGTATATCAAATACTAATTCATACAGTAAACAAATTATACTTGTTTAAGATATATCTATAGGCAATCAATACATCAAATGTATTGATTAGTTGAAGATGTGTTAGCCTTTATTTACAAGATTGCATTGAAGTTTAAACTTTAAAAGCATAAGCATAACAACTATAAACAAGCATTGGGGGAACCACAATGTAGAGGTGAATCAATCCAAGTATCTCAACTGATTGAATTCATCTCATTCTCATACAAGCAAATTATTTTATGTTCACCCCTACCTTTTCTTCTTTATCGTCCACACACTGCGAATTATAGATGATAAAACTAGAGATTCTAAGAAGGAGAAACAGAAACAGAAACGAAGAGCCTTTCGTTTTTACATATTCCATGCCCTTCTGAAAGGACTACGACTACGACTATGAGGTATCTATTTGGTTCAGTCAATTTGTGTTTAATAACATTTATTTTTAaccaacataaaaaaaaaaaaaaggagattaGACTAAAGGATACATACAGGCTCACTCTAGCCGGTCTCTAAGCTCGAGGGAAGCGATTTCTTTCACAACTTGAGCCTTGTCTGCCTCGAATTGTTCATCCTCTGCAAGACATATAATAATCCATCAACACCGCAATCTATAAATAAGAAGTGCCAAGCCTAAAACTTTACAAGCAAAAATTAATGTTACATGTGTTTGTCTTTCACAACTATAGATAATGTTACAAGGAAAAGCACCTTTATCGGTCTTGAAATCTGCAAACAAACGTAGAAGCTTGCTTTTATTTGCAACCAGTATGCTAACAATGTCTGCAGGTTTGTTCTGGTTCGCGGCAAACAACTGTAGAGACATGCACAAAAAAGGATAGCGTAAGCATTTTAATGTATCAAATTACCAAGTCTGCCCAGAAGGAGAAGAAATTGACACCATACCTTGAAAACATGAAAAGCTTCTATTTGGATACTCTTGCTTGATTCCTGCATATAATCGAATCACCGTTTAGGGATTCGAGTTTATTCCATATTTCATATTTGGTATGATCGTAGTTACAGGTCAGTATTATACTTAGTGTTTACCGCCATAAACTAAACCAATAGTAATATAGGCTAACATATGCCTCATGTATTTGACAATAGTCGGTAGCAACTCATTCTGAGAGCTATAA
The Gossypium arboreum isolate Shixiya-1 chromosome 10, ASM2569848v2, whole genome shotgun sequence genome window above contains:
- the LOC108460500 gene encoding inositol monophosphatase 3-like; the protein is MGLVLFVTNAVVSCPNYYLKSPSTQFPNHLQIHHRPFFLSLSLTNQSNMADNGSPEEFLATAVDAAKKAGEIIRQGFYQTKNVEHKGQVDLVTETDKACEDLVFNHLKQHYPSHKFIGEETTAACGASELTDEPTWIVDPLDGTTNFVHGFPFVCVSIGLTIGKVPTVGVVYNPIMDELFTAVLGKGAFLNGTPIRVSSQTELVKSLLATEVGTKRDKLTVDVTTNRINSLLFKVRSLRMSGSCALNLCGIACGRLDLFYELGYGGPWDVAAGVLIVNEAGGLVYDPFGKDFDITAPKVAASNPFLKDAFVEVLKQTE